One genomic segment of Flavobacteriaceae bacterium includes these proteins:
- a CDS encoding c-type cytochrome, whose amino-acid sequence MSLAKKISYVIIFSLFLVACGKSSKKEQKSNTPYKKQEQKKSEKKPAKKSTVLIDMDNKGIGPVKSLKFKSLDSEMADKGKTIFKQKCVACHRENKRLIGPAMKGIYDRRAPEWVMNMMLNPTEMLKKDPIAIAQLKEYNNVIMIDQNLSEEDARALAEYFRTL is encoded by the coding sequence ATGAGTTTAGCTAAAAAAATAAGTTACGTTATCATCTTTTCCCTTTTTCTGGTTGCTTGCGGGAAAAGCTCAAAGAAAGAACAAAAAAGCAATACACCCTACAAAAAACAGGAGCAAAAAAAATCGGAAAAGAAACCAGCTAAAAAGTCAACAGTTCTTATAGACATGGATAATAAAGGTATTGGTCCTGTAAAATCCTTGAAATTTAAGTCGCTTGACAGCGAAATGGCCGATAAAGGAAAGACCATATTCAAACAAAAGTGTGTAGCTTGTCACAGAGAAAATAAACGACTCATTGGCCCTGCTATGAAAGGGATTTATGACCGAAGAGCACCGGAATGGGTTATGAATATGATGTTAAATCCAACAGAGATGCTGAAAAAAGACCCTATTGCTATTGCACAGCTTAAAGAATATAACAACGTAATTATGATTGACCAAAATCTTTCCGAAGAAGATGCCAGAGCTTTGGCGGAATATTTTAGAACCCTTTAA
- a CDS encoding TIM barrel protein — MNRRTFIQKGVLTGSFLALHGNLFAQNSSSESTGSKHRFHLKYAPHDGMFKAHAGNAIIDQLTFMHEQGFSVFEDNEMRNRPIFEQVEIAKTMSHLNMEMGVFVAHKIYWKKPNLASGDKEFRREFLQDIRSSVAIAKRVNAKWMTVVPGYTDFRKKRGYQTANVVETLKQASEILEPHGLIMVLEPLNFRDHPGMFLTESPQAYQICKIVNSPSCKILFDIYHQQIQEGNLLPNIESCWDEIAYFQIGDNPGRNEPTTGEINYKNIFRYIYDKGFKGILGMEHGNAAEGKAGEQKVIDAYKEVDDFV; from the coding sequence ATGAATCGAAGAACTTTTATACAAAAGGGGGTCTTAACAGGTTCCTTTCTTGCTTTACATGGAAATTTGTTTGCTCAAAATTCTTCTTCGGAATCAACTGGATCAAAGCATCGGTTTCATCTGAAATATGCTCCGCATGATGGTATGTTTAAAGCACATGCGGGCAACGCTATTATTGATCAGCTAACATTTATGCATGAACAGGGGTTTTCTGTTTTTGAAGATAACGAAATGCGTAATCGCCCTATATTTGAACAAGTAGAAATAGCAAAAACCATGAGTCATCTCAACATGGAAATGGGTGTTTTTGTAGCTCATAAAATCTATTGGAAAAAACCTAATCTTGCAAGTGGGGACAAAGAATTTCGCCGTGAATTTTTACAGGATATAAGAAGTTCAGTGGCGATTGCAAAAAGAGTCAATGCCAAGTGGATGACAGTAGTCCCGGGATATACAGATTTCAGAAAAAAGAGGGGCTATCAAACGGCGAATGTAGTAGAAACGCTGAAGCAAGCAAGTGAAATTTTAGAACCTCATGGGTTGATAATGGTACTGGAACCGTTGAATTTCAGAGATCATCCCGGAATGTTTTTAACAGAATCTCCACAAGCTTACCAAATTTGTAAAATAGTGAACAGTCCTTCATGTAAAATCCTTTTTGATATATATCATCAGCAGATCCAAGAGGGAAATCTCTTGCCTAATATTGAGTCGTGCTGGGATGAGATCGCCTATTTCCAGATTGGAGATAATCCGGGTAGAAATGAGCCAACTACCGGAGAAATCAATTACAAAAACATTTTTAGGTATATCTATGACAAAGGGTTCAAAGGTATCTTAGGTATGGAACACGGAAACGCTGCCGAAGGTAAAGCAGGAGAACAAAAAGTAATAGATGCCTATAAAGAGGTAGATGATTTTGTTTGA
- a CDS encoding gluconate 2-dehydrogenase subunit 3 family protein, translating to MNRREAVKSLGMGVGFLVATPSILSLLQSCESEPEFHPVFVSEGEGHALREMVGLILPSDKQIPGARALSIHSFIDAFWGKVLPEEEQSYVKLGFVLLAEEFKGMFNKELSQGTTKEYDQLLAKYLKTSKEQQKAYAKKIGDFMQTVQKDASVKPDRDAAIFTLLAGIRGAAIWGWTINEEIGEKVLWYDPIPGQYLGCVSPEEYGNGRIMSL from the coding sequence ATGAATAGAAGAGAAGCCGTTAAAAGTTTAGGTATGGGAGTGGGGTTTTTAGTAGCTACCCCATCCATATTAAGTTTATTACAAAGTTGTGAAAGTGAACCTGAGTTTCATCCTGTATTTGTAAGTGAGGGAGAAGGACATGCACTAAGAGAAATGGTTGGATTGATACTACCCTCTGATAAGCAGATTCCGGGAGCAAGAGCACTTTCAATTCACAGTTTTATAGATGCTTTTTGGGGAAAAGTACTCCCTGAGGAAGAACAGTCTTATGTCAAATTAGGTTTTGTATTGCTGGCTGAGGAGTTCAAAGGTATGTTTAATAAAGAACTATCTCAGGGAACTACCAAAGAATACGATCAGCTATTAGCAAAATATTTGAAAACATCAAAAGAGCAGCAAAAAGCATATGCTAAAAAGATAGGAGATTTTATGCAAACTGTTCAAAAAGATGCTTCCGTAAAACCAGACAGAGATGCTGCAATTTTCACATTGCTGGCAGGAATTCGGGGTGCTGCTATTTGGGGTTGGACTATAAATGAGGAAATAGGTGAAAAGGTACTTTGGTATGACCCTATACCAGGGCAATATTTAGGTTGTGTCTCTCCTGAAGAATACGGTAACGGGAGAATTATGTCTCTATAA
- a CDS encoding GMC family oxidoreductase, which translates to MIHQTEFDAIVIGTGISGGWAAKELCEKGLKTLVLERGRMINHPEGYTTANLDPWDVPFGGQPTTEDIKKQEKQNRTGYTTNKMHSHHFVNDLEHPYNETKRFDWIRGYHVGGRSLMWGRQSYRLSDFDFEANIKEGVAVDWPIRYKDIAPWYDHVERFIGVSGEKLELPQLPDGQFLKPMELNCVETHLKDSISQNYKDRLLTIGRTAHITEGTKPGKGRINCQYRNRCMRGCPFGAYFSSNSSTLPTAEATGNMTLRPNSIVYNIKYDKDTKRATGVSVIDTETKQTYDFKAKVIFLCASAIASTSILLQSKSDRFPNGMGNDSGELGHNLMDHHFKAGAFAAYDGFQDTYYKGRRPNGIYIPRFRNLGGATDQKNFLRGYGYQGGASRDNWQDTIAELGYGEELKQSIMKPANWSVGLMGFGECLPYHDNKMTLDYDKEDQWGLPTVTFDAEWKENEWEMRKDMVAQAMEMLEKGGFKEIKEWDDPGAPGLGIHEMGTARMGRYPKTSVLNAYNQVHAVPNVFVTDGAAMTSSGCQNPSLTYMALTARAANYAVEQLKKKNL; encoded by the coding sequence ATGATACATCAAACAGAATTTGACGCCATAGTCATAGGAACAGGTATTTCCGGAGGCTGGGCAGCTAAAGAACTATGTGAAAAAGGATTAAAAACCTTAGTTCTGGAACGCGGAAGAATGATTAACCATCCGGAAGGTTACACTACTGCTAATTTAGATCCCTGGGATGTTCCTTTTGGAGGCCAACCGACAACGGAAGATATTAAAAAACAAGAAAAACAGAACAGAACAGGGTACACGACAAACAAAATGCACAGCCATCATTTTGTAAATGATTTGGAGCATCCTTATAACGAAACGAAGCGTTTTGACTGGATACGGGGGTATCACGTAGGAGGCAGGTCTTTGATGTGGGGAAGGCAAAGCTACCGGTTAAGTGATTTTGATTTTGAAGCCAATATAAAGGAAGGAGTAGCCGTAGATTGGCCCATACGCTATAAAGATATAGCTCCCTGGTATGATCATGTAGAGCGTTTTATCGGGGTTAGCGGAGAAAAACTGGAACTACCTCAATTACCTGACGGCCAGTTTTTAAAACCCATGGAACTAAATTGTGTGGAAACGCATTTGAAAGATTCCATAAGTCAGAACTACAAGGATCGATTGCTTACTATTGGCAGGACGGCTCATATTACGGAAGGAACCAAACCTGGAAAAGGAAGGATAAACTGTCAATACAGAAACCGTTGTATGCGAGGCTGCCCGTTTGGAGCTTATTTTAGCAGTAACTCATCAACATTACCTACAGCAGAAGCTACAGGCAATATGACCTTAAGACCGAATTCAATTGTCTACAATATTAAGTATGACAAAGATACAAAGAGAGCAACCGGGGTCAGTGTGATAGATACGGAAACCAAACAAACGTATGATTTTAAAGCTAAAGTGATTTTCTTATGTGCTTCTGCTATTGCTTCAACATCTATTTTACTACAATCGAAATCCGATCGTTTTCCAAACGGTATGGGAAATGATTCCGGAGAACTAGGTCATAATTTAATGGATCATCATTTTAAAGCCGGTGCATTTGCTGCTTATGATGGTTTTCAGGATACCTATTACAAAGGACGCCGACCTAATGGTATTTATATTCCCAGATTTAGAAACCTCGGAGGAGCAACCGATCAAAAGAATTTCCTTCGTGGTTACGGGTACCAGGGAGGGGCTAGCAGAGATAACTGGCAAGATACTATTGCCGAACTAGGATACGGAGAAGAGTTAAAACAATCGATTATGAAACCTGCCAATTGGTCTGTTGGGTTGATGGGCTTTGGAGAATGTTTGCCTTATCACGATAATAAGATGACACTGGATTACGATAAGGAAGATCAGTGGGGATTACCTACTGTTACTTTTGATGCAGAATGGAAAGAAAACGAATGGGAGATGCGAAAAGATATGGTAGCACAAGCGATGGAAATGTTGGAAAAAGGAGGTTTTAAGGAAATTAAAGAATGGGATGACCCCGGTGCGCCCGGTTTGGGAATCCATGAAATGGGAACCGCGCGTATGGGAAGATATCCCAAAACATCTGTTTTAAACGCATATAATCAGGTACATGCCGTCCCCAATGTATTTGTAACGGATGGGGCCGCTATGACTTCCTCCGGTTGTCAGAACCCTTCGTTAACCTATATGGCGTTGACTGCCAGAGCAGCAAATTATGCCGTTGAACAATTAAAAAAGAAGAACTTATAA
- a CDS encoding TIM barrel protein, whose protein sequence is MRYLIFCITLFFFLFACKKKPSKTEKSTQENNLKYSFSLAQWSLHKDIFTQKKDPMNFAKDAKDLGFEGLEYVSQLYVSKDVNYPMKDLGLDTILKVLKKRSDSLGIKNLLIMIDGEGDLSFSGEQKTNEAIENHKKWIDAAAYLGCHSIRVNLFGEENPEMWVKNSVRSLKALAEYGATKNVSILVENHGGLSSNGALLARVMKEVDMENCGTLPDFGNFCLKRENNARWGTPCVEEYDKYQGIREIMPFAKGVSAKSYAFDEAGNETKIDYVKMIEIVNESGFEGFIGVEYEGGDPIPGIKATKTLLEKIINQTK, encoded by the coding sequence ATGAGGTATTTAATTTTTTGCATTACACTATTCTTCTTTTTATTTGCTTGTAAGAAAAAACCATCAAAAACAGAAAAAAGTACGCAGGAAAACAATTTGAAATATTCGTTTTCTTTAGCACAATGGTCGCTACATAAAGATATTTTTACTCAAAAAAAAGATCCGATGAATTTTGCCAAAGATGCCAAAGATCTGGGTTTTGAAGGTTTGGAGTATGTTAGCCAGCTTTATGTGAGCAAAGATGTAAACTACCCGATGAAAGACCTGGGGCTGGATACGATTTTAAAAGTGCTAAAAAAAAGAAGTGATAGTCTGGGTATAAAAAACTTGCTGATTATGATTGATGGCGAAGGAGATTTGTCTTTTTCTGGCGAACAGAAAACAAATGAAGCTATTGAAAATCATAAAAAATGGATTGATGCCGCAGCATATTTAGGTTGTCATTCTATCCGTGTCAATCTGTTTGGAGAGGAGAATCCGGAAATGTGGGTTAAGAACTCTGTCCGATCATTAAAAGCTCTTGCTGAGTATGGAGCTACAAAAAACGTTAGTATTTTAGTTGAAAATCACGGAGGGTTATCAAGCAATGGAGCATTACTAGCCAGAGTTATGAAAGAAGTGGATATGGAAAACTGTGGTACACTACCGGATTTCGGAAACTTCTGTTTAAAAAGAGAGAACAATGCCAGATGGGGCACTCCTTGCGTTGAAGAATACGATAAGTATCAAGGTATTAGAGAAATTATGCCCTTTGCTAAAGGCGTTTCTGCAAAATCTTATGCTTTTGACGAAGCAGGAAATGAAACAAAAATTGATTATGTTAAAATGATTGAAATTGTAAACGAATCCGGTTTTGAAGGTTTTATCGGGGTTGAATACGAAGGTGGAGATCCCATTCCCGGTATTAAGGCCACTAAAACTCTTCTTGAAAAGATCATCAACCAAACTAAATAG
- a CDS encoding MFS transporter, which yields MNKTIYTKLSFMMFLEFFIWGGWFVTMGTFLGSNLSATGAETGMAYSTQSWGAIIAPFIIGLIADRFFNAEKILAILHLLGAVLMYQMSQTTEFAVFYPYVLGYMIAYMPTLALVNSVSFNQLSDPTKQFPLIRVWGTAGWIVAGWLISLVFKWDAMESISQGALANTFLMTAIASAILGIFSFTLPKTPPKIAKGEKVNISDILGLGALKLLKDRNFLVFFISSVLICIPLAFYYQNISPFLTESSVEKSTAWASSGQISEVLFMLLLPFFFKKYGFKRTIIVGMLAWVLRYVLFAYGNAGELFFMIIVGILLHGICYDFFFVSGQIYTDNKAGEKIKSAAQGLITLATYGLGMLIGFYIAGKIVDANVLEEGTHLWKSIWTFPAIFAVVVTVFFALLFKNEKIAYKQ from the coding sequence ATGAATAAAACAATTTACACCAAACTTTCCTTTATGATGTTCCTTGAATTTTTTATTTGGGGAGGGTGGTTTGTAACTATGGGTACTTTTTTAGGTAGTAACTTGTCTGCTACAGGGGCAGAAACCGGAATGGCTTATTCTACACAATCATGGGGAGCCATCATTGCTCCGTTTATCATAGGCTTAATTGCTGATCGTTTTTTTAATGCGGAAAAAATATTAGCTATTTTACATCTGTTAGGTGCCGTATTGATGTATCAGATGTCTCAAACAACAGAATTTGCAGTTTTTTACCCTTATGTTCTTGGGTACATGATCGCATATATGCCTACGTTAGCTTTAGTAAATTCCGTCTCTTTTAATCAATTGAGTGATCCCACAAAGCAGTTCCCCCTTATAAGGGTTTGGGGTACAGCCGGATGGATAGTCGCCGGTTGGTTAATTAGTCTAGTATTTAAATGGGATGCTATGGAAAGTATTTCTCAAGGAGCATTGGCTAATACATTTTTAATGACAGCTATTGCTTCGGCGATTTTAGGAATCTTTAGTTTTACGCTCCCTAAAACTCCACCTAAGATAGCTAAAGGAGAAAAGGTGAATATCTCTGATATTTTAGGGTTGGGTGCATTAAAACTTTTAAAAGACAGGAATTTTTTAGTATTTTTTATTTCTTCTGTACTCATTTGTATTCCTCTGGCATTCTACTATCAAAATATAAGCCCTTTCTTAACGGAAAGTAGTGTTGAAAAGTCGACAGCCTGGGCATCTTCCGGTCAAATATCAGAAGTTTTGTTCATGCTTCTTCTTCCTTTTTTCTTTAAAAAATACGGTTTTAAAAGAACCATTATAGTAGGTATGTTAGCATGGGTTCTCAGATATGTATTGTTTGCTTATGGAAATGCCGGTGAATTATTTTTTATGATTATTGTTGGTATTCTATTACACGGTATTTGTTATGATTTTTTCTTTGTTTCCGGTCAGATTTATACGGATAATAAGGCAGGAGAAAAAATAAAAAGCGCAGCACAAGGTCTCATTACTTTGGCTACTTATGGCTTGGGAATGTTGATAGGTTTTTATATAGCCGGCAAAATTGTTGATGCCAACGTTTTAGAAGAAGGTACGCATTTATGGAAATCCATATGGACTTTCCCTGCAATCTTTGCTGTAGTTGTTACGGTGTTCTTTGCCTTATTATTTAAAAACGAAAAAATAGCTTATAAACAATAA
- a CDS encoding gfo/Idh/MocA family oxidoreductase, with protein sequence MSKKIKWGVLGGGGDSLIGVLHRVAASMFDAYELCGGVFNIDYDISIAFAEEIGIPTDRIYPDFETMITKEQALPETERIQVVSVLTPNFLHFPMAKKLLESGFHVICEKPMTMTYAEALELQQVQQQTCTVFGLTHTYTGYPMVRQMKKMIEEGVIGEIQKVDAQYYQGWINPIIHDPEKRKTIWRLNPKQSGISCCMGDIGVHAFQMLEYITGKEIKHILADLNHLYEDNQMDIDGTVLLRLDNQTKGVLRASQIATGEENNFTVAIYGNKASFKWEQENPNYLYLLEDGLPLRTLKPGHSYNSALSLDGAKMPPGHPEGIFDAMGNIYRGVAKAVRRASYDKAEFPSIVDGVRGMNFIEQSVASHKKGNIWVDLVK encoded by the coding sequence ATGAGTAAAAAAATAAAATGGGGCGTTCTTGGCGGCGGCGGCGATTCTTTAATTGGTGTTTTACACAGGGTTGCTGCCAGTATGTTTGATGCTTACGAACTTTGTGGCGGGGTTTTTAATATAGATTATGACATCAGTATTGCATTTGCTGAAGAGATTGGAATCCCGACAGATCGGATTTATCCGGATTTTGAAACGATGATAACCAAAGAACAGGCACTCCCCGAAACTGAACGAATACAAGTGGTCTCGGTTTTAACGCCTAACTTTTTGCATTTTCCTATGGCAAAAAAGCTATTGGAATCAGGATTTCATGTCATTTGTGAAAAGCCGATGACGATGACATATGCCGAAGCATTGGAACTGCAACAAGTACAACAACAAACCTGTACTGTTTTTGGATTGACACATACCTACACCGGGTATCCGATGGTACGGCAAATGAAGAAAATGATTGAAGAAGGTGTGATTGGAGAAATTCAAAAAGTAGATGCGCAATACTATCAGGGGTGGATTAATCCGATTATTCATGACCCCGAAAAAAGAAAAACCATCTGGAGATTAAACCCCAAACAGTCAGGGATCAGTTGCTGTATGGGCGATATTGGTGTACATGCTTTTCAGATGCTGGAATATATAACCGGAAAGGAAATCAAACATATTTTGGCAGATTTGAATCATTTATATGAAGATAACCAAATGGATATTGACGGAACTGTACTTTTACGTTTAGACAATCAAACTAAAGGGGTGCTGAGGGCCAGCCAGATTGCCACCGGAGAAGAAAACAATTTTACCGTTGCTATTTACGGTAATAAAGCGAGTTTTAAGTGGGAACAGGAAAACCCTAACTATTTATATTTATTAGAAGACGGATTGCCCTTGCGAACATTAAAACCCGGCCATTCTTACAATAGTGCTCTTTCATTGGACGGGGCAAAGATGCCTCCGGGACATCCCGAGGGTATTTTTGATGCGATGGGAAATATTTACCGAGGAGTTGCTAAAGCCGTTCGCAGAGCTTCTTACGATAAAGCGGAATTTCCATCTATCGTGGATGGTGTCAGAGGTATGAATTTTATAGAGCAGAGCGTTGCTTCGCATAAAAAAGGAAATATTTGGGTAGATTTGGTGAAATAG
- a CDS encoding TIM barrel protein, which translates to MKTIKGPAVFLAQFMDDKPPFNFLDSLCKWASDLGYKGIQIPTWENRLIDLSLAGESKTYCDELKGKVNDYGLEITELSTHLQGQLVAVHPAYDLMFDNFAPDDCKGNPKKRTEWARKQLISAARASNYLGLKTNVTFSGALLWHTWHPWPQRPEGLVEMGFEELAKRWLPLLNEFQDNGVAVCYEIHPGEDLHDGITFERFLKATNHHKAVNILYDPSHFVLQQLNYIEYIDHYHEFIKAFHVKDSEFNPTGKKGVFGGYEDWRDRAGRYRSLGDGQIDFKTIFTKLTEYGCDVWAVMEWECCIKSPEQGAREGAPFIANHIIEATEKAFDDFAGADIDKQKLKKILGI; encoded by the coding sequence ATGAAAACAATAAAAGGCCCGGCTGTTTTTTTAGCGCAGTTTATGGATGACAAACCACCTTTCAACTTTCTGGATAGTTTGTGCAAATGGGCTTCGGACTTAGGGTATAAAGGAATTCAAATCCCTACCTGGGAGAACAGGTTAATAGATCTGTCGCTGGCAGGAGAAAGCAAAACCTATTGTGACGAACTCAAAGGAAAAGTCAATGATTACGGATTGGAAATTACGGAATTATCTACTCATCTTCAGGGGCAGTTAGTAGCCGTACATCCTGCTTATGATCTGATGTTTGACAATTTTGCGCCTGATGATTGTAAAGGCAATCCTAAAAAACGAACCGAATGGGCCAGAAAACAACTCATAAGTGCTGCCAGAGCCAGTAATTATTTAGGTTTAAAGACAAATGTCACATTTAGTGGCGCTCTCTTGTGGCATACCTGGCATCCATGGCCGCAACGACCCGAAGGACTGGTAGAAATGGGTTTTGAAGAATTGGCAAAAAGATGGTTGCCATTACTCAATGAGTTTCAAGATAACGGCGTAGCTGTTTGCTATGAAATTCATCCCGGAGAAGATTTACATGACGGTATTACTTTTGAGCGCTTCTTAAAAGCAACGAACCATCACAAAGCTGTAAATATTTTATACGACCCGAGCCATTTTGTGCTTCAACAATTAAATTATATTGAGTACATCGATCATTATCATGAGTTCATTAAAGCGTTCCACGTAAAAGATTCCGAGTTTAACCCAACCGGAAAAAAAGGTGTTTTCGGAGGGTATGAAGATTGGAGAGATCGTGCCGGAAGATACCGATCATTAGGTGATGGGCAAATAGATTTTAAAACTATTTTTACCAAACTGACTGAATACGGATGTGATGTTTGGGCAGTAATGGAATGGGAATGCTGCATTAAAAGTCCCGAACAAGGTGCAAGAGAAGGTGCTCCTTTTATTGCAAATCATATTATAGAGGCTACGGAAAAGGCTTTTGATGATTTTGCCGGAGCTGATATCGATAAACAAAAACTAAAAAAAATATTAGGAATTTAA
- a CDS encoding DUF1080 domain-containing protein has product MQARNFILILLFFDLSIISCKSPQRENKKDAEATSAVKQEPTDPKDTEVWEPIPPKVNPTGQNGAPDDAIVLFDGSNFNEWESSADKGPVQWILNDDGSMTVKDKTGDIQTKRSFGSIQLHLEWRSNPENKAKGQARSNSGVFLQDKYEVQVLDNNDNPTYVNGQVTSIYKQSIPLVTASVPTGEWNSYDIIFHAPEFDDEGNKTKSATITVLHNGVLVQDHFQILGTTEYIGWPKNKVHGAGPIKLQDHRDQSGVSYRNIWVRELK; this is encoded by the coding sequence ATGCAAGCAAGAAATTTCATACTTATTCTACTATTTTTTGATCTATCCATTATTTCATGTAAATCACCACAGAGAGAAAATAAAAAAGATGCTGAAGCAACAAGTGCTGTCAAGCAAGAACCTACAGATCCAAAAGATACGGAAGTTTGGGAGCCAATCCCTCCTAAGGTAAATCCAACCGGACAAAATGGGGCTCCCGACGATGCTATTGTCCTCTTTGACGGTTCAAATTTTAATGAATGGGAATCGTCCGCAGATAAAGGACCGGTACAATGGATATTGAATGATGATGGTAGTATGACGGTTAAAGACAAAACAGGAGATATTCAGACGAAACGTTCTTTTGGAAGTATTCAATTACATTTGGAATGGCGAAGCAACCCTGAGAATAAAGCCAAAGGTCAGGCAAGAAGTAACAGCGGGGTTTTTTTACAGGACAAATATGAAGTTCAGGTTTTGGATAATAATGATAATCCTACGTATGTAAATGGGCAGGTAACTTCTATTTACAAACAGTCCATACCACTGGTAACGGCTTCTGTTCCTACAGGAGAATGGAACTCGTATGATATTATTTTTCATGCCCCGGAGTTTGACGACGAAGGCAACAAAACGAAGTCCGCTACCATAACGGTACTTCACAATGGGGTATTAGTTCAGGATCATTTTCAGATTTTGGGGACAACGGAATATATCGGATGGCCTAAAAACAAAGTGCATGGTGCCGGCCCTATTAAGCTACAGGATCACCGTGATCAGAGTGGTGTGAGTTATCGTAATATTTGGGTACGGGAATTAAAATAA
- a CDS encoding phospholipase, which produces MKSELHHVVRQPKKISEQPPLLILLHGYGSNESYLFSFAEELPDELLIISLRAPYEMGYGDYAWYVINLDTTDNKFSDLHQARISLSKVAEFIDEAKEFYNTHTKNTFLLGFSQGAILSYALSFTYPNKVQHIIALSGYINEELLPEKIEADMHTDYYISHGSADQVLPVEWARKAAPLLNSLGLKNVYSEYPVGHGVAPQNFYSFKKWIEERL; this is translated from the coding sequence ATGAAATCAGAATTACACCATGTTGTCAGACAACCTAAAAAGATTTCCGAACAACCGCCCTTATTAATTTTATTGCATGGATATGGGAGTAATGAATCATATCTGTTTTCTTTTGCAGAAGAGTTGCCCGATGAATTATTAATTATAAGTTTGCGTGCTCCGTATGAGATGGGATATGGCGATTATGCCTGGTATGTTATCAATCTGGATACTACCGACAACAAATTCTCTGATTTACATCAGGCCAGGATATCTTTAAGTAAAGTTGCCGAATTTATAGACGAAGCCAAAGAATTTTACAATACCCATACAAAGAATACTTTCTTGTTGGGCTTTAGCCAGGGTGCTATTTTGAGCTATGCATTAAGCTTTACTTACCCCAATAAAGTACAACATATCATAGCATTAAGCGGTTATATCAACGAGGAGTTACTTCCTGAAAAGATAGAGGCGGATATGCATACCGATTATTATATCTCTCATGGAAGTGCAGACCAAGTATTACCTGTGGAATGGGCGAGAAAAGCCGCACCTTTATTAAACTCCTTAGGATTAAAAAATGTGTATTCCGAGTATCCGGTAGGCCACGGTGTGGCGCCACAGAACTTTTACAGCTTTAAAAAGTGGATTGAAGAACGATTATGA